One Peromyscus leucopus breed LL Stock chromosome 2, UCI_PerLeu_2.1, whole genome shotgun sequence DNA window includes the following coding sequences:
- the LOC114708294 gene encoding ceramide-1-phosphate transfer protein isoform X1: protein MVHRLGQRSSTKGHRNLQNWCPCWKMDGPETDFNLKVVLVSFKQCLTEEGEVLLDHYIASWKGLVRFLNSLGAVFSFISKDVVSKLQIMEHLRKSPQYEHYTSLQSMVAYEVGNKLVDIDRSSRSRYPNSGCRTVLRLHRALHWLRLFLEGLRTSPEDARTSTLCSDAYNATLAAYHSWIIRQAVTVAFCALPTRKVFLEAMNVGSSEQAVEMLGEALPFIEHVYDISQKLYAEHSLLDLP, encoded by the exons CCCATGTTGGAAGATGGATGGCCCAGAGACAGATTTCAACCTTAAAGTCGTCTTGGTCAGCTTCAAGCAGTGTCTcactgaggagggagaggtgCTGCTGGACCACTATATCGCCAGCTGGAAGGGACTAGTCAG GTTTCTGAACAGCCTGGGTGCCGTCTTCTCATTCATTTCCAAGGATGTGGTCTCAAAGCTGCAGATAATGGAACATCTGAGGAAGAGCCCACAGTATGAACACTACACTAGCTTGCAGTCCATGGTAGCCTATGAGGTGGGCAACAAGCTGGTGGACATAGATAGAAGCTCCCGTTCCCGATACCCTAACTCAGGCTGCCGGACTGTGCTGCGCCTACATCGTGCTCTGCACTGGCTACGACTGTTCCTGGAAGGCCTACGCACCAGCCCTGAGGATGCTCGTACCTCCACACTCTGCAGTGATGCCTATAATGCCACATTGGCTGCCTATCACTCCTGGATCATACGTCAAGCTGTCACTGTggctttctgtgccctgcccacACGCAAGGTCTTCCTCGAGGCCATGAATGTGGGGTCCTCTGAGCAAGCAGTGGAGATGCTGGGAGAGGCCCTACCCTTCATTGAGCACGTGTATGACATCTCCCAGAAGCTCTATGCTGAGCACTCCCTGCTAGACCTGCCTTAG
- the LOC114708294 gene encoding ceramide-1-phosphate transfer protein isoform X2 — protein MDGPETDFNLKVVLVSFKQCLTEEGEVLLDHYIASWKGLVRFLNSLGAVFSFISKDVVSKLQIMEHLRKSPQYEHYTSLQSMVAYEVGNKLVDIDRSSRSRYPNSGCRTVLRLHRALHWLRLFLEGLRTSPEDARTSTLCSDAYNATLAAYHSWIIRQAVTVAFCALPTRKVFLEAMNVGSSEQAVEMLGEALPFIEHVYDISQKLYAEHSLLDLP, from the exons ATGGATGGCCCAGAGACAGATTTCAACCTTAAAGTCGTCTTGGTCAGCTTCAAGCAGTGTCTcactgaggagggagaggtgCTGCTGGACCACTATATCGCCAGCTGGAAGGGACTAGTCAG GTTTCTGAACAGCCTGGGTGCCGTCTTCTCATTCATTTCCAAGGATGTGGTCTCAAAGCTGCAGATAATGGAACATCTGAGGAAGAGCCCACAGTATGAACACTACACTAGCTTGCAGTCCATGGTAGCCTATGAGGTGGGCAACAAGCTGGTGGACATAGATAGAAGCTCCCGTTCCCGATACCCTAACTCAGGCTGCCGGACTGTGCTGCGCCTACATCGTGCTCTGCACTGGCTACGACTGTTCCTGGAAGGCCTACGCACCAGCCCTGAGGATGCTCGTACCTCCACACTCTGCAGTGATGCCTATAATGCCACATTGGCTGCCTATCACTCCTGGATCATACGTCAAGCTGTCACTGTggctttctgtgccctgcccacACGCAAGGTCTTCCTCGAGGCCATGAATGTGGGGTCCTCTGAGCAAGCAGTGGAGATGCTGGGAGAGGCCCTACCCTTCATTGAGCACGTGTATGACATCTCCCAGAAGCTCTATGCTGAGCACTCCCTGCTAGACCTGCCTTAG